One part of the Mariniblastus fucicola genome encodes these proteins:
- a CDS encoding pilus assembly FimT family protein, protein MNRFNKTKTTGFTLVEILVVLVIATVVLSLAIPRIRTINKERTVREAARVVGSKFANASQRASIDGIAGVRITRNANFFQGTFQYAATEVSTLRAVPSFTGDQQDSEITDSDETAGTVDIDEPLEQSALGIIQRGDSISFNHSSIKYLITDIDGIGTGTLELELDRGEGDYLPIPEYDASASSNPSYVVHRLPRLLRSSVESLPDNHIIDLRFSGFEVLDDGDSPTLPRTRQQLTRVFEPVLILSGTINYTIDFIFDGEGSVDRVIYRDSATGNSVAARLPLGPIFFFITEAPNSVAMTDEVAAASETGLWVTVSNSTGTTNIGYNNSLAAANFTYQTLTDYYNGTYDADTIPEMDRDHFNEIISDCRDNSVATSANQ, encoded by the coding sequence ATGAATCGATTCAACAAAACAAAGACAACAGGTTTCACGCTGGTTGAAATTCTGGTCGTCCTCGTGATTGCGACTGTCGTCCTGTCGCTGGCCATCCCGCGTATTCGAACGATCAACAAGGAGCGTACGGTCCGAGAGGCTGCTCGTGTTGTCGGATCCAAGTTTGCGAACGCCAGTCAGCGTGCTTCGATCGATGGCATTGCCGGAGTTCGAATCACTCGGAACGCGAACTTTTTCCAGGGCACGTTCCAGTATGCGGCGACGGAAGTTTCAACGCTTCGCGCTGTCCCAAGTTTTACGGGTGACCAACAGGATTCAGAGATCACCGATTCGGACGAAACAGCGGGCACCGTTGATATCGACGAACCGCTTGAGCAATCAGCGCTTGGGATCATCCAACGTGGTGACTCAATCTCGTTCAACCATTCTTCGATTAAGTATCTGATCACGGACATCGACGGAATCGGAACCGGAACTCTCGAATTGGAGCTCGACCGCGGCGAAGGCGACTACCTGCCGATCCCCGAGTACGATGCGTCTGCGTCGAGCAATCCGAGCTATGTCGTGCATCGTTTGCCACGCTTGCTTCGTTCGTCCGTCGAGTCGCTTCCTGATAACCACATCATCGATTTGCGATTCTCAGGATTTGAAGTTCTGGACGATGGAGACAGCCCGACTTTGCCACGTACCCGGCAGCAGTTAACGCGGGTCTTTGAACCCGTTTTGATCCTGTCCGGAACCATTAACTACACCATTGACTTCATCTTCGATGGCGAGGGCTCGGTTGATCGGGTGATCTATCGCGACTCGGCAACGGGCAACTCGGTGGCCGCGCGATTGCCACTGGGACCGATTTTCTTCTTCATCACCGAAGCACCCAATAGCGTCGCGATGACAGACGAGGTGGCAGCCGCATCGGAGACTGGTTTGTGGGTCACGGTAAGCAATTCGACTGGTACGACGAACATTGGATACAACAACAGCCTTGCAGCGGCGAACTTCACGTACCAAACGCTAACAGACTATTACAACGGCACATATGACGCTGACACGATTCCGGAGATGGATCGGGATCACTTTAACGAGATCATTTCCGACTGCCGTGACAATTCAGTCGCCACGTCTGCGAACCAGTAG
- a CDS encoding type II secretion system protein yields MNKYSSIRQPRTRRSAFTLVELLLVIAIIAILASLGVGVMAQAQNDAAISASRSRMTLVQQILEIELENYEVKRSPVSFATMVSMINSSPGLEPDRLLLHVKNLKRMFMADLIRAEMPDGSVTGGRNIGDFPTVALAEYFRNQLNIEVNSYSETQQSNRPQSVVEWETWASNSDYLGGAPPTPANWPPVRDGNAQDGIVEDAALRSEMLFEILSRIDIDGVPATETLGPQAIADTNGNGHNEIVDGWGEPLYLQWQQVIMSGDPEEGIWSETPSSTGQSMCGLSCEHFNGNPSVSVTDYVTPVLPTQIRPFLTSERMLNIDGYPSDSVQRALN; encoded by the coding sequence ATGAACAAGTACTCATCAATCAGACAGCCACGAACGAGACGTTCAGCCTTCACACTTGTGGAGTTGCTGTTGGTCATCGCGATCATCGCGATCCTGGCATCGCTGGGCGTCGGCGTAATGGCTCAAGCCCAAAACGATGCGGCGATTTCTGCGTCGCGTTCGCGAATGACGTTGGTTCAGCAAATTCTGGAAATCGAACTTGAGAACTATGAGGTCAAGCGATCTCCCGTTTCTTTCGCGACAATGGTCTCGATGATTAATAGTAGTCCTGGTCTCGAACCGGATCGGCTGTTGTTGCATGTGAAGAATCTGAAGCGCATGTTCATGGCAGATCTGATCCGCGCCGAAATGCCGGATGGATCAGTTACTGGCGGACGAAATATTGGCGATTTCCCAACGGTAGCATTGGCAGAGTACTTCAGAAACCAGCTCAACATTGAAGTCAACAGCTACTCCGAAACGCAACAGTCGAATCGACCGCAGTCGGTTGTGGAATGGGAAACATGGGCCAGTAACTCAGACTATCTGGGCGGCGCTCCGCCGACTCCAGCAAATTGGCCTCCTGTAAGAGACGGCAACGCACAAGACGGCATCGTCGAAGACGCTGCCTTGCGATCAGAGATGCTGTTTGAAATCCTTTCGCGGATTGATATCGACGGCGTGCCCGCAACCGAAACGCTCGGACCGCAAGCAATCGCGGATACCAATGGCAATGGCCACAACGAGATCGTTGACGGTTGGGGAGAGCCTCTCTACTTGCAGTGGCAACAGGTGATCATGTCGGGTGACCCGGAAGAGGGCATTTGGAGTGAGACCCCAAGTTCGACAGGCCAGTCTATGTGTGGTCTTTCGTGCGAACATTTCAACGGCAATCCCTCAGTCTCGGTCACCGATTATGTGACTCCGGTTCTTCCTACCCAAATTCGTCCCTTCCTGACATCAGAACGCATGCTCAACATCGATGGTTACCCCTCTGATTCGGTCCAACGAGCCCTCAACTAG
- a CDS encoding type II secretion system protein has product MSSSSHYNRRLRRGGFTLTELLIGITIIGLLVGMLAVVGGGAINRAREFAVTNEITQMSQAIENFKNKYGFYPPTFQTLSQLQDHDSTNQVLIQNEANQVLVYLNKIAPNHQERGLSPIPSRASAGYRRIDDWWQQVGVNLNQQTCLQFWLSGLIQNKQYPLTGGLGLPGTFNASYDPTNDPYIPVAYNSATLCDLDTTDKFNNATIDTYFTVDVARDILFDFDTDRFETFEELDLANPGSHPRNTDPTNSPASNVTAYNLPYHKTNASNGLSAFYAYQDAASYTSEPFAYHSTQVTTGVPSNFANPNTFQLISPGLDSDYGAAATTPLSGFLAAQDKVAIADNICNFTNGRMDKFLDDQQ; this is encoded by the coding sequence ATGAGTTCTTCAAGCCATTACAACCGTCGCCTTCGTCGAGGCGGTTTTACGTTAACCGAACTTCTAATCGGCATCACGATCATTGGTTTGCTGGTGGGGATGTTAGCTGTCGTTGGCGGCGGCGCAATCAACCGAGCACGTGAATTTGCAGTGACGAACGAGATCACGCAAATGAGCCAGGCGATTGAGAACTTCAAGAACAAGTACGGTTTCTATCCGCCGACTTTTCAGACTTTGTCGCAGCTTCAGGACCATGATTCAACGAATCAGGTTTTGATTCAGAATGAAGCCAATCAGGTTTTGGTCTATCTGAACAAGATCGCACCGAATCATCAGGAGCGAGGCCTTTCACCGATTCCTTCGCGAGCGTCAGCAGGCTACCGTCGAATCGATGACTGGTGGCAGCAGGTTGGCGTGAACCTGAACCAGCAAACTTGTCTGCAGTTCTGGCTCAGTGGACTGATTCAAAACAAACAGTATCCGCTTACTGGAGGACTTGGTTTGCCAGGCACCTTCAATGCCTCGTACGACCCTACAAACGATCCGTACATCCCTGTCGCCTACAACTCAGCCACGCTGTGTGATCTTGATACGACTGACAAATTTAACAATGCCACGATCGACACCTATTTCACCGTGGACGTTGCCCGTGACATACTGTTCGATTTCGACACCGATCGATTCGAAACGTTCGAAGAACTGGATCTGGCTAACCCGGGTTCACATCCGCGGAACACTGATCCGACGAACTCGCCGGCCTCCAATGTCACGGCCTACAATCTCCCCTACCACAAAACCAACGCGTCCAATGGGCTATCCGCTTTCTATGCGTATCAGGATGCCGCGTCGTACACTTCAGAGCCGTTTGCCTATCACTCGACGCAAGTCACTACTGGAGTTCCGAGTAATTTTGCCAATCCGAACACCTTCCAGCTGATCTCTCCTGGCCTCGACAGCGACTACGGTGCGGCTGCGACCACCCCGCTTTCAGGATTTTTGGCAGCTCAAGACAAAGTTGCGATTGCCGACAACATTTGCAACTTCACCAATGGCCGCATGGACAAATTCCTTGACGACCAACAGTAA
- a CDS encoding type II secretion system F family protein yields the protein MPTYQFEAMDPQGQEIRDVIEAPTQDEAQATIRSMGYFVTKIAQQKSNVKAGQSSSQARKTFALGGAGGKKMVTFTRQLSILQDAGLPILRSLKILEDQANPGALKNSLIDVCDEIESGSSLSEALSKSPKVFDRLYVNMIKAGEAGGSLEIILRRLAEFKERTQKLKGKVIGAMIYPIMVVVFTIGILTFIMLFIIPEFQKMFEEFGIELPAMTQLLMAISDRVCRLWFLFPLIPISMMLFVSLVCKFRAGRMGWHLFLLKVPIMGKLVEKANLARTTRTLGALVASGVPIIEGLTITRETSGNAMFEKIFSRVTDSIRAGDTIANPMKANSRPGFHPVTLFFFLATMSLPPLAVLFIKPDFWFYVAYGSFGLCLVGFAWYFLNYKKPVVEDLVVNMIDVGEETGELDTMLYKVADYYEEEVESITDGMMKLIEPLMIIFLGLVVLFIVVSLFMPLIAIISGLTGGNK from the coding sequence ATGCCTACCTATCAATTCGAAGCGATGGACCCTCAGGGTCAGGAGATTCGCGACGTTATCGAAGCTCCAACGCAGGACGAGGCTCAGGCCACGATCCGTTCGATGGGCTATTTCGTGACGAAGATTGCTCAGCAGAAGTCCAACGTCAAAGCTGGACAGAGCAGCTCTCAGGCTCGGAAGACGTTTGCTCTTGGCGGGGCAGGCGGTAAAAAAATGGTGACGTTTACGCGTCAGCTTTCGATTCTCCAGGACGCAGGTCTGCCGATTCTTCGAAGCTTGAAGATTCTGGAAGATCAGGCGAACCCGGGCGCTCTCAAGAACTCGCTGATCGATGTTTGCGATGAGATCGAAAGTGGCTCGTCGCTGTCGGAAGCTCTTTCCAAATCACCGAAGGTCTTTGATCGACTGTACGTGAACATGATCAAGGCTGGTGAAGCCGGTGGTTCACTCGAGATCATTTTGCGGCGTCTTGCCGAGTTCAAGGAGCGTACGCAGAAGCTTAAAGGTAAAGTCATCGGAGCGATGATTTATCCGATCATGGTCGTCGTTTTCACGATCGGTATTTTGACGTTCATCATGTTGTTCATCATTCCTGAATTCCAGAAGATGTTCGAGGAATTCGGAATTGAACTGCCTGCGATGACTCAGCTGTTGATGGCGATCTCGGATCGCGTTTGCCGACTGTGGTTCCTGTTCCCGCTGATTCCGATTTCGATGATGCTGTTCGTTTCGCTGGTTTGCAAATTCCGCGCGGGGCGAATGGGCTGGCACCTGTTTTTGCTCAAAGTTCCGATCATGGGCAAGCTGGTTGAGAAAGCCAACCTCGCCCGTACGACACGTACGCTGGGTGCTCTGGTTGCCAGTGGTGTTCCCATCATTGAAGGCCTGACAATTACTCGCGAGACATCCGGCAACGCGATGTTCGAAAAGATTTTCTCCCGCGTGACCGATTCGATTCGCGCTGGTGACACGATTGCCAATCCAATGAAAGCCAACTCGCGTCCGGGTTTCCATCCGGTAACGCTGTTCTTCTTCCTGGCAACGATGTCGCTTCCGCCATTGGCCGTTTTGTTCATCAAACCTGACTTCTGGTTTTACGTGGCTTACGGTTCCTTCGGTCTCTGCCTGGTTGGATTTGCCTGGTACTTCCTGAACTACAAGAAACCTGTCGTGGAAGACCTCGTCGTGAACATGATCGACGTGGGCGAAGAGACCGGTGAGCTTGACACGATGCTCTACAAGGTCGCTGACTACTACGAAGAAGAAGTCGAATCGATCACGGACGGAATGATGAAACTGATCGAACCGTTGATGATTATCTTCCTCGGTTTGGTCGTACTGTTCATCGTTGTCTCGCTGTTCATGCCTCTGATCGCGATCATCTCCGGTCTGACTGGCGGAAACAAATAG
- a CDS encoding GspE/PulE family protein yields MAARRLGQIFVDLGYINDDQLEMLIEEQSQSQGGKLIGRIAMEMGLVTDDELVASLGEQFNLQTIDLDGVTPPPEAREAISDSMAQLYRVIPLQINDNVLTLATCDPQNLAMQDELRRFLGFDIRLLVASESLILKLIDKYFNEESESIEKIIQELQADDELKAASLALLGDGPINLGDMTELANSAPVRKLLNMVLLLAIKDHASDIHFEPFEDEFRIRIKADGVLFEMVPPPRHLAFAITTRIKVMANLNISERRLPQDGRIELTVGGHPVDLRVSVMPTMFGESVVCRVLDRSVVSLDLNNVGMNADIMEQFREVIGKPNGIVLVTGPTGSGKTTTLYSALSELNNIEDKLITTEDPVEYDIDGIIQIPINHDIGVTFATALRAILRQDPDKILVGEIRDYETAEIAIQASLTGHIVFSTLHTNDAPSTVTRLKDMGVPAFLITATVEAILAQRLVRRICPECREEVDISEDVLLELEIDPALAEGKKFYRGAGCSTCSNTGYKGRIGLFELMILDDELRDMIMENKTTDDIRNKAKAKGMVLLRDMGIGYVFDGTTSAEEVIRETVLDA; encoded by the coding sequence ATGGCCGCCAGAAGGCTAGGACAAATTTTTGTTGACCTTGGATACATCAACGACGACCAGTTGGAGATGTTGATCGAGGAACAATCGCAGTCGCAGGGCGGCAAGCTGATCGGTCGCATTGCGATGGAGATGGGTTTGGTCACCGACGACGAACTGGTGGCGTCGCTGGGCGAGCAGTTCAATCTTCAGACGATCGACCTGGATGGCGTAACGCCTCCGCCGGAAGCGCGTGAAGCGATCTCGGATTCGATGGCTCAGCTTTATCGCGTTATTCCGCTTCAAATCAACGACAACGTTTTGACGCTGGCGACTTGCGATCCGCAGAACCTTGCGATGCAGGATGAGCTTCGTCGCTTTTTGGGTTTCGACATTCGCCTGCTGGTTGCGTCGGAGTCTTTGATCCTGAAGTTGATCGACAAGTACTTCAACGAAGAGTCTGAAAGTATTGAAAAGATCATTCAGGAGCTACAGGCCGACGACGAACTGAAGGCGGCATCTTTGGCTTTGCTTGGCGATGGCCCGATCAACCTCGGCGACATGACGGAGCTGGCCAATAGTGCTCCGGTTCGCAAGCTGCTGAACATGGTTTTGCTGTTGGCGATCAAGGACCACGCCAGCGACATTCACTTCGAGCCTTTCGAAGACGAGTTCCGCATCCGTATCAAGGCGGACGGGGTTCTGTTCGAGATGGTTCCGCCGCCACGTCACCTGGCGTTCGCGATTACGACGCGGATCAAGGTTATGGCGAACCTGAACATTTCTGAACGACGCTTGCCACAGGACGGCCGTATCGAGCTAACCGTTGGCGGTCACCCGGTTGACCTTCGCGTGAGCGTGATGCCAACGATGTTCGGCGAAAGCGTTGTTTGTCGAGTCCTTGACCGCAGTGTTGTTTCGTTGGACTTGAATAACGTCGGCATGAACGCGGACATCATGGAACAGTTCCGTGAGGTCATTGGCAAGCCCAATGGCATCGTGTTGGTGACGGGACCAACGGGATCCGGAAAAACGACGACGCTTTATTCAGCGCTCAGCGAGCTGAACAACATTGAAGACAAACTGATCACGACCGAGGATCCGGTTGAGTACGACATCGACGGCATCATTCAGATTCCGATCAACCATGACATCGGAGTTACGTTCGCCACGGCCCTTCGCGCGATTTTGCGTCAGGATCCGGACAAGATTCTCGTCGGCGAGATTCGTGACTATGAAACTGCGGAGATCGCGATTCAGGCTTCATTGACGGGCCACATCGTGTTCAGCACTTTGCACACCAACGACGCGCCCAGCACGGTGACTCGTTTGAAAGACATGGGCGTGCCGGCCTTCCTGATCACGGCGACTGTCGAGGCCATTTTGGCTCAGCGACTGGTGCGTCGTATTTGCCCTGAGTGCCGCGAGGAAGTGGATATCTCCGAAGACGTTTTGCTGGAGCTGGAAATTGATCCGGCTTTGGCAGAAGGCAAGAAGTTCTATCGTGGCGCCGGATGCTCGACCTGTTCGAACACGGGCTACAAGGGTCGCATCGGATTGTTCGAGCTGATGATTCTCGACGACGAACTTCGCGACATGATCATGGAAAACAAGACAACGGATGACATCAGGAACAAGGCCAAGGCCAAGGGAATGGTTTTGCTCCGAGACATGGGAATCGGATACGTCTTTGATGGCACGACCAGTGCAGAAGAAGTCATCCGCGAAACAGTTCTGGACGCTTGA
- a CDS encoding type IV pilus twitching motility protein PilT, with protein sequence MATVLIDKLLEACVKQGASDIHITTGQPPVFRLHGRLRKLETKVLEPEDTVALMKSIAPERCQRELQEVGSADFGFAYADKARFRVSIFKQRGQIAMVLRQIPNEMMAPDFLGIPEVFTKLVMRPRGLILVTGPTGSGKSTTLASLVNFINERVDHHIITIEDPIEFYHYHKMSTINQREVGVDVPSFAEAIRRALRQDPDVILVGELRDLETIEAAISAAETGHIVFGTLHTNSAQGTVNRIIDAFPGNLQDQIRTQLSTSLIGVLAQTLLPRIGGGRCAAYESLVVTSAISNLIRENKTFRINSAIQTGAKFGMQLMDDCLYDLWEEEKVEMEDVLGKAQNPDSLAKRIAQARRKIGTDDMFDDEDYDDFEEDDDV encoded by the coding sequence ATGGCCACTGTTCTAATCGATAAACTGCTGGAAGCCTGTGTGAAGCAGGGAGCTAGCGATATTCACATTACTACGGGACAGCCTCCTGTTTTCCGCCTGCACGGACGTTTGCGAAAACTGGAGACGAAGGTCCTTGAGCCTGAAGACACCGTTGCGCTGATGAAGAGTATCGCGCCGGAACGCTGTCAGCGTGAGCTTCAGGAAGTCGGAAGTGCTGACTTTGGTTTCGCGTATGCGGACAAAGCCCGTTTCCGCGTTTCGATTTTCAAGCAACGCGGCCAGATCGCGATGGTGCTTCGCCAGATCCCAAACGAGATGATGGCGCCGGACTTCTTGGGCATCCCGGAGGTCTTTACGAAGTTGGTCATGCGTCCGCGTGGTCTGATTCTGGTGACGGGCCCCACGGGTTCGGGTAAGTCGACGACGCTCGCAAGCCTGGTGAATTTCATCAACGAACGGGTCGACCACCACATCATTACGATCGAAGACCCGATCGAGTTTTATCATTACCACAAGATGTCGACGATTAATCAGCGTGAAGTCGGGGTGGATGTCCCAAGCTTTGCCGAAGCGATTCGTCGTGCTTTGCGTCAGGACCCAGACGTGATTCTGGTGGGTGAGCTTCGTGACCTTGAAACGATCGAAGCTGCGATCTCGGCGGCAGAAACGGGTCACATCGTTTTCGGAACGCTGCACACCAATAGTGCTCAAGGTACCGTCAACCGGATCATCGATGCTTTCCCTGGAAACTTGCAGGACCAAATTCGAACTCAGCTTTCGACGTCGTTGATCGGCGTCCTTGCCCAGACGCTGTTGCCGCGAATCGGCGGTGGACGTTGTGCGGCTTACGAGTCACTGGTGGTGACGTCTGCGATCAGTAACCTGATTCGTGAAAACAAAACGTTCCGGATTAACTCCGCGATCCAAACGGGTGCGAAGTTCGGAATGCAGCTGATGGATGACTGTCTTTACGACCTTTGGGAAGAAGAGAAAGTCGAGATGGAAGACGTTTTGGGCAAAGCTCAAAACCCGGATTCATTGGCCAAGCGTATCGCTCAAGCCCGCCGCAAGATCGGCACTGACGATATGTTCGACGACGAAGACTACGATGACTTCGAAGAGGACGACGACGTTTAG
- a CDS encoding GspE/PulE family protein: MALDGFGKFLVKNKLVTQDQVLDADELSRQNKISLTEAIFSRGYMGESEATQALAKYHRMEFVDLSEVEIPESVIELMPETVARENAVIPISETGTGGLKVLMSDPNDVDTIENLRFILNRDVSVALAPKSMIIGAINTSYGQMEGESADSILQEFTDTAIDFTETVEDGNDMNKDEVDESSSAIVRLVQLMVTEAVQVRASDIHVEPFEDRVRIRYRIDGVLHERDTLPKRQLGAIISRIKILAKIDIAERRREQDGRIKVSVGEKELDLRVSIIPTNNGQSAVLRLLDKDNIKIGVRQLGFSERTYKQFMDLTKRPNGIILVTGPTGSGKTTTLYAALNSLNRPDRKIITAEDPVEYYLPGINQVEVKHKIGLDFARIIRSMLRQAPNVILVGEMRDAETASMGIQASLTGHLVFSTLHTNDAPTAITRMIDIGVPGYLVASSVVAILAQRLVRTICKKCGAPYTPPEHQIHEAGLTPEEVAGATFRKGKGCNSCQKTGYRGRVGIYEMLIIDAKIRQMIFDDTPTNIVREYAISKGMSTLYMDGLAKVMGGVTTLEEVFRVAKKTEQDDR, translated from the coding sequence ATGGCACTCGACGGGTTTGGAAAATTTCTGGTCAAAAACAAGCTGGTGACCCAGGACCAGGTTCTTGATGCGGATGAACTCTCGCGACAAAACAAAATTAGCCTTACCGAGGCGATCTTCTCTCGCGGCTATATGGGCGAATCAGAGGCGACTCAAGCTCTCGCCAAGTACCACAGGATGGAATTCGTCGACCTGAGCGAAGTCGAGATCCCGGAATCAGTCATCGAGCTGATGCCAGAAACGGTTGCCCGTGAAAACGCCGTAATTCCCATCTCGGAAACAGGCACCGGCGGGTTGAAGGTCCTGATGAGCGACCCCAACGACGTGGACACGATCGAAAACCTTCGATTCATCCTCAACCGCGACGTTTCCGTGGCTTTGGCGCCAAAATCGATGATTATCGGAGCGATTAACACCAGCTATGGCCAGATGGAGGGTGAATCGGCTGACTCGATTCTGCAGGAATTCACCGATACTGCGATCGACTTCACCGAGACGGTTGAAGACGGCAACGACATGAACAAGGACGAAGTCGACGAAAGCAGCAGTGCGATCGTGCGGCTTGTTCAGCTGATGGTCACCGAAGCCGTTCAGGTTCGAGCCAGCGACATCCATGTCGAGCCATTCGAGGATCGCGTCCGAATCCGGTACCGCATTGACGGCGTGCTTCACGAGCGTGATACGCTTCCGAAACGCCAACTCGGTGCCATCATCTCCAGAATCAAGATTTTGGCGAAGATCGACATTGCCGAACGACGCCGCGAGCAAGACGGCCGGATCAAGGTCTCTGTAGGTGAAAAAGAGCTCGACCTCCGTGTCAGCATCATTCCGACTAATAACGGACAATCCGCCGTTCTGCGTCTGCTCGATAAAGACAACATCAAGATCGGTGTTAGACAGTTAGGCTTTTCTGAGCGGACCTACAAACAGTTCATGGATCTGACGAAGCGGCCCAACGGCATTATCCTTGTAACCGGTCCCACCGGATCTGGCAAAACGACCACCCTCTACGCCGCACTCAACAGTCTCAATCGTCCGGACCGCAAGATCATCACGGCTGAGGATCCAGTCGAGTACTACCTTCCCGGGATCAACCAGGTGGAGGTGAAACACAAGATTGGACTCGATTTCGCACGCATTATTCGCTCGATGTTGCGTCAGGCACCCAACGTTATCCTCGTGGGTGAAATGCGTGATGCGGAGACCGCCTCGATGGGAATCCAAGCATCACTGACTGGACACTTGGTTTTCAGTACACTACACACGAACGATGCGCCCACTGCGATCACTCGAATGATCGACATCGGCGTTCCCGGATATTTGGTCGCCAGCTCCGTAGTGGCCATTTTGGCTCAGCGACTTGTGCGGACGATTTGCAAGAAATGCGGGGCTCCTTATACGCCTCCGGAGCATCAGATTCACGAAGCCGGACTGACGCCGGAAGAGGTCGCTGGCGCGACGTTCCGAAAGGGCAAAGGCTGCAACTCGTGCCAAAAAACCGGCTATCGAGGCCGTGTGGGTATCTACGAGATGCTGATCATTGATGCCAAAATCCGCCAGATGATCTTTGATGACACGCCCACCAACATCGTCCGTGAGTACGCGATCAGCAAAGGAATGTCGACGCTGTACATGGATGGTCTGGCAAAGGTTATGGGCGGCGTTACCACCCTAGAGGAAGTCTTCCGCGTGGCGAAGAAGACCGAGCAAGACGACAGGTAG
- a CDS encoding 3-dehydroquinate synthase, with amino-acid sequence MENSFDIDFEVPFRHRVRFTENLAENDTGVLLDLLESPSEIKPRVLIVVDDQLLENSGRVAELIEKLENNQDILLLDGGSTERPGPAFVLPGGETAKNSTQYVEQLLSLINERNLDRRSYIVVIGGGAVLDAACYASAIAHRGIRVIRIPTTTLAQGDSGVGVKNAINFFRKKNWIGTFAVPWAVINDAALLTTLPSRDFRCGFSEAIKVSLLKSENDFDELCRNAKQIANREMDVAFAAIKKSCLWHLKHITRGGDPFEALEARPLDFGHWSAHKMEQMSGYRLRHGEAVGIGVAIDCIYSSRVFGFPEEDMRRVIKCLEDFRLPLWDSTLNDFDALLGGLEEFRQHLGGRLTITMLEEVGDPIDVHEIDADQMRASIEELRGLAVGSGSQR; translated from the coding sequence ATGGAAAACTCATTCGACATTGACTTTGAAGTTCCGTTTCGACATCGAGTCCGATTCACTGAGAACCTTGCCGAGAACGACACCGGGGTGTTGTTGGATTTGCTGGAATCGCCCTCGGAAATCAAGCCTCGAGTGCTGATCGTGGTCGACGACCAGTTGCTGGAAAATTCTGGCAGAGTTGCGGAACTGATTGAGAAACTCGAGAACAATCAGGACATCCTGCTGCTCGATGGCGGTTCGACCGAACGCCCTGGTCCGGCTTTCGTTTTGCCAGGCGGAGAAACTGCCAAGAACTCGACACAGTACGTCGAGCAACTGCTTTCGCTGATCAACGAGCGGAATCTTGACCGCCGGAGCTACATCGTGGTCATCGGCGGCGGCGCCGTGCTGGACGCCGCGTGTTATGCGTCGGCGATTGCTCATCGTGGCATCCGCGTGATTCGGATCCCGACAACGACGCTGGCTCAGGGAGATTCGGGCGTCGGCGTCAAAAACGCGATCAACTTTTTCCGCAAGAAGAACTGGATCGGGACGTTCGCAGTGCCGTGGGCCGTCATCAACGATGCGGCTTTGCTGACGACGCTGCCGAGCCGGGATTTTCGCTGCGGATTCAGCGAAGCCATCAAGGTTTCCCTGCTGAAGTCGGAGAACGATTTTGACGAGCTTTGCCGCAACGCAAAACAGATTGCCAATCGTGAGATGGATGTGGCGTTTGCCGCCATCAAGAAGTCCTGCCTTTGGCATCTTAAGCATATCACCCGCGGCGGCGACCCTTTTGAAGCACTCGAAGCCAGACCCCTGGATTTTGGCCATTGGTCGGCTCACAAGATGGAGCAAATGAGTGGCTATCGACTGCGTCACGGAGAAGCCGTTGGAATCGGCGTGGCAATCGACTGCATTTACTCCAGCCGCGTTTTCGGTTTCCCGGAAGAAGATATGCGACGCGTCATCAAGTGCCTGGAAGATTTCCGACTGCCGCTTTGGGATTCAACTTTGAATGATTTTGATGCGTTGCTTGGCGGGCTAGAAGAGTTCCGCCAACATCTTGGAGGTCGGTTGACGATTACGATGCTGGAAGAAGTCGGCGATCCGATAGACGTTCACGAAATCGATGCCGACCAAATGCGTGCTTCGATCGAAGAGCTTCGAGGCCTGGCGGTTGGATCCGGCTCGCAGCGATAG